One stretch of Trichocoleus desertorum ATA4-8-CV12 DNA includes these proteins:
- a CDS encoding helix-turn-helix domain-containing protein, with protein MSKAVQNRYTPDYVSPPGETLLEILEEQGMTQAELSERTGRPRKTINEIIKGKAALTPETAIQLERVLGIPAQFWNKREQQYREALAKKEEQERLKSKVEWLRQIPLQEMITRGWIDSNKDNIAQLEIVLTFFGVASPEQWQEFWSTRTVEFRKSAAFESDPGALSAWLRKGELEAQKINCASYQADQFRQALHQIRNLTIEPPELFQPIMVQLCSEAGVALVFVPQLPKTRASGATRWLTPDKALIQLSLRYKSDDHLWFSFFHEAGHILLHGKKEIFLELNNKAGKLDKEEEANRFAADFLVPPAELKRFVELGQRSKLAIQKFASEIGITPGIVVGRLQHEGILPQNYCNDLKKWFEWA; from the coding sequence ATGAGTAAAGCAGTACAAAATAGGTACACACCAGATTATGTTTCCCCTCCGGGTGAAACATTGTTAGAGATTTTAGAAGAGCAAGGAATGACTCAAGCTGAACTGTCAGAACGAACAGGTCGGCCTAGGAAAACTATCAACGAGATTATCAAAGGTAAAGCAGCCCTCACTCCTGAAACAGCAATTCAATTAGAGCGAGTTTTAGGCATACCAGCTCAATTTTGGAATAAGCGTGAACAGCAGTATCGAGAAGCTTTAGCAAAGAAGGAGGAGCAGGAACGCCTCAAAAGTAAAGTGGAATGGCTCAGACAAATCCCATTGCAAGAAATGATTACGAGGGGTTGGATTGACTCTAACAAAGACAATATTGCTCAGTTAGAAATTGTCCTAACTTTCTTTGGAGTTGCTTCACCAGAGCAATGGCAGGAATTTTGGAGTACCAGAACAGTTGAGTTTCGTAAATCTGCTGCCTTTGAAAGTGATCCTGGCGCTCTTTCTGCATGGTTACGTAAAGGAGAGCTAGAAGCACAAAAAATCAACTGTGCTTCCTATCAAGCAGACCAATTCAGGCAAGCTCTACATCAAATCAGAAATTTAACTATTGAGCCACCAGAACTTTTTCAACCAATAATGGTTCAGCTATGTTCAGAGGCTGGTGTTGCTTTAGTTTTCGTACCTCAATTACCTAAAACTAGAGCAAGTGGAGCAACTCGATGGCTAACGCCAGATAAAGCACTTATTCAGCTCAGCCTACGTTACAAGTCAGATGACCACTTGTGGTTTTCCTTTTTTCACGAGGCAGGTCATATTCTTTTGCATGGTAAAAAGGAAATTTTCCTTGAACTGAACAACAAGGCAGGAAAGTTAGATAAAGAGGAAGAGGCAAACCGATTTGCCGCAGATTTTTTAGTTCCTCCAGCGGAATTGAAACGATTTGTTGAGTTAGGTCAGCGCAGCAAGCTAGCTATTCAAAAATTTGCAAGCGAAATTGGAATCACTCCCGGAATTGTGGTGGGACGACTTCAGCACGAAGGAATTCTTCCTCAAAACTACTGCAATGACCTAAAGAAATGGTTTGAGTGGGCGTAA
- a CDS encoding tetratricopeptide repeat protein, giving the protein MRHAPVRYARQLLTVGIASLVWATAIEPTFAAQDSSKPNQNQSVPLDSNNAASYYQQGNELYHQGKLAEAIAAYRQAIKLNAKYVEAYVGLGNALDDNGDTEQAIAAYQQALRLRPKDAIAHYNLGVTHYRLNNYAEAVTAFEKTTQLAPQFVSGFISLGNALDDLGKFPPAIAAYQKAIELEPNNASAYLNMGIAYARQKQTKAAIAALQKAKTLYQTEGNLEAVQQIEQMLQQLTTS; this is encoded by the coding sequence ATGAGGCACGCCCCAGTTCGTTACGCTAGGCAACTGCTTACTGTGGGGATAGCAAGCTTGGTTTGGGCCACCGCGATAGAACCAACTTTCGCTGCACAAGACAGTTCTAAACCCAATCAAAACCAAAGCGTCCCATTGGATTCTAACAATGCTGCTTCTTACTATCAGCAAGGAAACGAACTTTATCACCAAGGAAAGCTAGCTGAAGCGATCGCCGCTTATCGCCAAGCAATCAAACTAAATGCGAAGTATGTGGAAGCTTATGTCGGTTTAGGCAATGCCTTGGATGACAACGGAGATACAGAACAAGCGATCGCTGCTTATCAACAAGCCCTACGCCTACGCCCTAAAGATGCGATCGCCCATTACAACTTGGGTGTCACTCACTACCGTCTCAACAATTATGCTGAAGCCGTAACCGCTTTTGAAAAAACCACCCAACTTGCTCCACAGTTTGTCTCAGGTTTCATCAGTCTGGGCAACGCTTTAGACGATCTCGGAAAATTTCCACCCGCGATTGCAGCGTATCAAAAAGCGATTGAACTAGAACCCAACAATGCCAGTGCTTATCTGAATATGGGCATTGCCTACGCTCGGCAAAAGCAAACTAAAGCGGCGATCGCAGCCTTGCAAAAAGCCAAAACCCTCTACCAAACCGAAGGCAATCTAGAAGCAGTTCAACAAATTGAGCAGATGTTGCAGCAACTCACGACCTCCTAG
- a CDS encoding AI-2E family transporter: MNRVFSPVQQLLITWLLVLAAGWVTLNALNYFGDLISILVTAGLIAFLLNYAVAKLQAFLPRGLAAALVYLAAGVGVTLIGLTIAPPVSEQARQLATNFPSLLESGRNQLDQFQFWSEAHNLPFDVQILEQQLSAEVRERAQAIAAQGFGLVLGTVNWTLDLVLILVISFYMLLDGERVWRGLVSLFSPQIRTCLTDSLRRNLRQFFAGQLLLGLFMAVVLSLAFLWLRVPFFLLFAVFIGVMEVIPFIGATLGIATVSVVVAFIDWWLALQVLGVAIATQQIKDNLLAPRLMGNLTGLSPVIIFTSLLLGAKVAGLLGVILAIPLTGVVKSIAEVVLDPTLPPQTGSFFYNPLNPDPLVAPTLELANSDSVVDVAGVGDGEAAPVMVSSVGTQRDR, encoded by the coding sequence ATGAATCGAGTTTTTTCTCCTGTGCAACAACTCCTAATCACCTGGTTACTGGTACTAGCTGCGGGTTGGGTTACACTCAACGCTCTTAATTATTTTGGCGATCTAATTAGTATTTTGGTGACAGCAGGTTTAATTGCCTTTTTGCTGAATTACGCGGTGGCTAAGCTGCAAGCTTTCTTACCACGAGGTTTAGCCGCAGCATTGGTCTACTTGGCGGCAGGGGTTGGGGTTACGTTGATTGGCCTGACGATCGCGCCCCCTGTCTCTGAGCAAGCGCGGCAACTGGCAACTAATTTTCCTAGCTTGCTGGAATCGGGACGCAATCAGTTAGATCAGTTCCAGTTTTGGAGTGAGGCTCACAATCTACCCTTTGACGTCCAGATTTTAGAGCAGCAGTTGTCGGCAGAAGTGAGAGAGCGGGCGCAGGCGATCGCAGCTCAAGGGTTTGGCTTAGTCCTAGGAACAGTCAACTGGACGCTGGATCTAGTTTTGATCTTGGTGATTTCGTTTTATATGCTCTTGGATGGAGAGCGGGTGTGGCGAGGACTGGTCAGCCTGTTTTCGCCTCAGATCCGAACTTGCTTAACCGATTCGTTACGACGAAATCTGCGGCAATTTTTTGCGGGGCAACTCCTGCTAGGGTTGTTTATGGCTGTGGTGCTGTCCCTGGCCTTTTTGTGGCTGCGAGTGCCATTTTTCTTGTTGTTTGCCGTGTTTATTGGGGTGATGGAAGTGATCCCGTTTATCGGGGCGACCTTGGGCATTGCCACGGTGAGTGTAGTAGTGGCATTTATTGATTGGTGGCTGGCGCTGCAAGTCTTGGGGGTGGCGATCGCGACGCAACAGATAAAAGACAACTTGCTAGCTCCCCGATTGATGGGCAATTTAACGGGTTTAAGCCCAGTGATTATCTTTACGTCGTTGCTACTTGGTGCGAAGGTGGCGGGCCTATTGGGGGTGATTTTGGCGATTCCCTTGACGGGAGTTGTGAAAAGTATTGCTGAGGTGGTTCTAGACCCAACCCTGCCGCCGCAAACGGGTTCATTTTTCTACAATCCTCTCAACCCTGATCCGCTTGTTGCTCCAACGCTAGAATTGGCTAACTCAGACTCTGTGGTAGATGTGGCTGGAGTTGGTGATGGGGAAGCGGCTCCTGTTATGGTGAGTTCCGTAGGAACCCAGCGCGATCGCTAA
- a CDS encoding metal-dependent phosphohydrolase, producing MFNATEILIDNFVQRLKEGYRRTYGGWKPDYEDIIGWAGSMALENIANSDALYHNVEHTILVTLVGQEILRGRHIREGGVSCEDWLHFIISLVCHDIGYVKGVCRQDKDGYYATGKDGAMVPLAPGSSDAGLTPYHVDRAKLFIDERFGGHKLIDADVIKYNIELTRFPVPSVEDHQDTVNYPGLIRASDLIGQLSDPRYLKKICALYYEFEETGVNKALGYRNPADLRKNYPKFYWHGVHPYVKDALHYLSLTQQGKQIIANLYSNVFVVEHEDPVPVG from the coding sequence ATGTTTAATGCCACTGAAATCCTGATCGATAATTTTGTTCAAAGACTTAAAGAAGGCTATCGACGGACCTATGGCGGGTGGAAGCCAGACTACGAAGACATTATTGGTTGGGCAGGCAGCATGGCCTTGGAGAATATTGCCAACAGTGATGCCCTCTATCACAACGTCGAGCACACCATCCTCGTGACTTTAGTGGGTCAGGAAATCTTGCGAGGTAGGCATATTCGGGAGGGAGGTGTTTCTTGTGAAGATTGGCTGCACTTCATTATCTCGCTGGTCTGCCACGACATTGGTTACGTTAAAGGAGTCTGTCGCCAAGATAAAGACGGCTATTATGCCACGGGTAAAGATGGAGCAATGGTGCCCTTAGCACCTGGATCTTCGGATGCGGGTCTGACCCCCTATCATGTCGATCGCGCCAAACTATTCATAGATGAGCGCTTTGGTGGGCATAAGCTGATCGATGCCGATGTGATCAAGTACAACATTGAGCTGACTCGTTTCCCGGTGCCTTCGGTGGAAGATCATCAAGATACAGTCAACTACCCAGGCTTAATCCGAGCCTCTGACTTGATTGGGCAACTCAGCGACCCCCGTTATTTGAAGAAAATTTGTGCGCTCTACTACGAGTTTGAAGAGACAGGGGTTAACAAAGCCTTGGGCTATCGCAATCCTGCTGACCTACGCAAAAACTATCCCAAATTCTATTGGCATGGAGTCCATCCTTATGTCAAAGATGCCTTGCACTATTTGTCATTAACTCAGCAAGGTAAGCAGATTATTGCCAACCTGTACTCTAATGTCTTTGTGGTAGAACACGAAGACCCGGTTCCGGTCGGCTAG
- a CDS encoding nucleotidyltransferase family protein, producing the protein MMAQPSYRQVVLKQLRDRLDTIRGFGVQSLALFGSVARDEASEISDLDFLVEFEGAATFDRYMDLKFFLEDLFGKPVDLVTKRSLKPQISQTVLEEAIDVT; encoded by the coding sequence ATGATGGCTCAACCTTCTTACCGTCAAGTGGTACTTAAGCAACTACGCGATCGCCTAGATACCATTCGTGGGTTTGGTGTGCAGTCTCTTGCTCTCTTTGGTTCGGTTGCTCGTGATGAAGCTAGCGAAATCAGCGATCTCGACTTTCTGGTGGAATTTGAAGGCGCTGCTACGTTCGATCGCTACATGGATCTGAAGTTTTTTCTAGAAGATCTATTTGGCAAACCTGTCGATCTCGTTACTAAGCGATCGCTCAAACCACAAATTAGCCAGACTGTCTTAGAAGAAGCGATTGATGTCACGTAA
- a CDS encoding Uma2 family endonuclease encodes MSTLAQPMTLEAFLQLPETQPASEFIDGAVIQKPMPQGEHSRIQSKFCAEVNQVTESQKIAYAFPELRCVFGGDAIVPDVAVFRWERIPRTTSGRIANRFELHPDWAIEILSPEQSQTKVLGKLLHCSQHGTELGWLIDPEDESILVILPQQRVQILQGESQLPILSGIGLELKVNQIFDWLTL; translated from the coding sequence ATGAGCACGCTCGCCCAACCCATGACTCTGGAAGCGTTTCTGCAACTACCAGAAACCCAACCCGCCTCAGAGTTTATCGACGGAGCTGTGATTCAAAAGCCAATGCCACAAGGGGAACATAGCCGAATTCAAAGTAAATTCTGCGCAGAGGTCAACCAGGTAACAGAATCACAGAAAATTGCCTACGCCTTCCCAGAGTTGCGCTGTGTGTTTGGTGGTGATGCGATCGTTCCAGATGTTGCTGTGTTTCGTTGGGAGCGTATTCCCCGCACAACATCTGGGCGCATCGCCAACCGTTTTGAGCTGCATCCCGACTGGGCTATTGAAATCCTTTCACCTGAACAAAGCCAAACCAAGGTGCTAGGCAAACTGCTACATTGCTCCCAACACGGAACAGAGTTAGGCTGGCTGATTGATCCAGAAGACGAAAGCATCCTGGTTATCTTGCCGCAACAAAGAGTCCAGATCTTGCAAGGAGAAAGCCAGCTACCAATTCTCAGCGGCATTGGATTGGAGCTGAAGGTGAATCAGATATTTGATTGGCTAACCCTTTAA
- a CDS encoding UDP-N-acetylmuramoyl-L-alanine--D-glutamate ligase, whose translation MPNAYVIGLGKSGIASAKLLQREGWQVTVSDRGNSSDLQQQRQALVSEGIAVELGSSFDPDAVTPELVVVSPGVPWDVPGLVRARALGIDTIGEIELAWRYLPQPWVCITGTNGKTTTTALIAAIFQAAGFNAPAFGNIGYAACEVAIADPQPDWAIAELSSYQIESSPAVAPRIGVWTTFTPDHLARHKTLENYYNIKAHLLRQSQHQVFNGDDPFLRQIGPSQWPNAGWTSVSGKVDLIGDLALGTYIEDGWVIAQGEPILPAHTLRMPGAHNQQNLLMAVAAARLAGIGKEAITQAIANFPGVSHRLEHICDWRGIEFINDSKATNYDAAEVGLASVESPAILIAGGEAKEGEDKGWLRVIQTKAVAVLLIGTAAPTFAQRLEQVGYTQFEIVETMDRAVVRGAELAQKYQAKVVLLSPACASFDQYANFEQRGDHFRQLCETFVAEHPAA comes from the coding sequence ATGCCTAACGCTTATGTGATTGGTTTGGGAAAATCGGGGATTGCTTCAGCAAAGCTTTTACAGCGGGAAGGTTGGCAGGTAACGGTAAGCGATCGCGGCAATTCTTCGGATTTACAACAGCAGCGGCAAGCTCTTGTCAGTGAGGGGATTGCGGTTGAGTTAGGGAGCAGTTTTGATCCAGATGCTGTGACTCCTGAGTTGGTGGTGGTCAGCCCTGGAGTTCCTTGGGATGTGCCTGGATTGGTGCGGGCGAGAGCGCTGGGGATTGATACGATTGGTGAAATTGAGTTGGCTTGGCGCTATCTGCCACAGCCTTGGGTCTGTATCACGGGCACCAATGGCAAAACGACAACGACGGCCCTGATTGCAGCGATTTTTCAGGCGGCTGGGTTTAATGCACCTGCGTTTGGCAATATTGGCTATGCAGCCTGTGAGGTGGCGATCGCTGATCCGCAACCTGATTGGGCGATCGCTGAGTTGAGCAGTTACCAAATTGAGTCTTCTCCCGCTGTGGCTCCTCGGATCGGTGTTTGGACGACATTCACCCCTGACCATCTAGCCCGCCATAAGACTCTGGAGAACTACTACAACATCAAGGCTCATCTATTGCGCCAGTCTCAGCATCAAGTGTTTAACGGGGATGATCCTTTTCTGAGGCAGATTGGGCCTAGTCAGTGGCCCAATGCGGGTTGGACAAGTGTGAGCGGGAAGGTTGACTTGATTGGCGATCTAGCTCTAGGTACCTATATTGAGGATGGCTGGGTAATTGCCCAAGGAGAACCGATTCTCCCTGCTCACACTCTACGGATGCCCGGAGCGCATAATCAGCAAAATCTGTTGATGGCGGTAGCGGCGGCTCGGCTAGCAGGCATTGGCAAAGAGGCCATTACTCAGGCGATCGCTAACTTCCCTGGTGTCTCCCACCGCTTAGAACATATTTGTGATTGGCGGGGTATTGAATTTATCAATGACAGTAAAGCCACGAACTATGATGCGGCTGAGGTAGGGCTAGCTTCAGTGGAGAGTCCCGCTATTTTGATCGCAGGTGGCGAAGCTAAAGAAGGTGAGGACAAAGGTTGGTTGCGAGTCATCCAAACGAAGGCGGTGGCTGTGCTGCTAATTGGTACTGCTGCCCCTACGTTTGCTCAGCGCTTGGAGCAAGTGGGTTATACCCAATTTGAAATTGTGGAAACGATGGATCGGGCGGTGGTGCGAGGCGCAGAGCTAGCTCAAAAATATCAAGCCAAAGTCGTATTACTCTCACCTGCCTGTGCCAGTTTTGACCAATACGCTAACTTTGAGCAACGTGGCGACCACTTCCGCCAGCTCTGTGAAACTTTTGTGGCAGAACATCCCGCAGCCTAA
- a CDS encoding cysteine hydrolase: MSVPLLVVDVQQGFINEFTHHIPQRVARLIKQGDYAPILFTRFVNQADGPYSQLLNWHNCDREPETSLVPELQPYTKPECVYTKPGLCGLPNNLIQCLEQRQIQRINVVGIDTDMCVLKIAMDLFDRGIEPIVLTDCCASTAGLQAHLAGLAVLSRNIGAQRLCDAGLSEGMLAAPSA, from the coding sequence ATGTCCGTGCCATTACTTGTCGTTGATGTGCAGCAAGGGTTTATCAACGAATTTACACACCATATTCCGCAGCGTGTCGCTCGCTTGATTAAGCAAGGAGATTATGCGCCCATCCTGTTTACTCGGTTTGTGAATCAAGCTGATGGGCCTTACTCTCAGTTACTAAACTGGCATAATTGCGATCGCGAACCCGAAACCAGCTTGGTTCCAGAGTTGCAACCTTACACCAAACCAGAATGTGTTTACACAAAACCGGGGCTTTGTGGCTTGCCCAATAACCTGATTCAATGCTTGGAGCAGCGCCAGATCCAACGGATCAATGTGGTGGGCATCGACACCGATATGTGCGTGCTGAAGATTGCAATGGATTTGTTCGATCGCGGCATTGAGCCAATTGTCCTTACCGATTGCTGTGCTAGTACCGCCGGATTGCAAGCTCATCTCGCAGGATTGGCGGTGCTGAGTCGTAACATCGGAGCCCAAAGACTTTGTGATGCGGGTCTGAGTGAAGGCATGTTAGCGGCTCCATCTGCTTAG
- a CDS encoding PAS domain S-box protein yields the protein MNHGLTGSYSFSLVALSFAIAVFASYTALDLSGRVRPTARPTHWIWLLGGAVAMGTGIWSMHFVAILAFHLSVVVGYDLLSTLVSLLYAIIASGIALWLWSRPDSKLPLLLCGGVCMGAAIAWMHYTGMSAMRLPAKIEYHSGLVGVSVAVAIFTSLTALWLAFRLQNKSLQAPFWQKLGSAFVMGIGISSMHYTGMAATCFVPEPVFASGNSSSTVHASSVAIAVVIGTLFVLSLSLIASLVDQQFTIQLNRQQALLESEKRFRTLIREMQVGVLFLNADAEILISNQAAIALLHLEQLEQSDDSPSVFGTSQRWLREDGTCFATAELPVQQAIAQCQPIRNVVMGIEQTQDSERTWMLVNADPQFTENGTLERIVCTFSDITQQKQAEEDFQQSQDQFAKAFHSNPVASCITTVAEGRFVDANSSFLKLFGYTREHLIGCTSRELQIWADLKDRDRVIQMLQRDRSAQMVDAPFRTSSGEIREGLCSFEMIEVREEACLLSIVNDITERKRAEEALQQAKEAADQANRAKSEFLANMSHELRTPLNAILGFTQLMSGDTDLSAQNQEHLSIINRSGEHLLRLINDILEMSKIEAGRSMLNDNDFDLHRLLQNLQEMLQLAATAKSLKLIYDCDPQVPQYIRADESKLRQVLINLLGNAIKFTQQGSVTLRVKRAGRQEVRIRSQDLEGRSQDTEATSLMNSGGGNASSEQPLALSFEIIDTGPGIGSSELNNLFTAFAQTTTGLKSQQGTGLGLAISQKFVQLMGGEITISSTIAQGSQFCFTLPVYLVRADQVAISHRTPHKVIGIAPDQPTYRILIAEDQRTNRLLLSRLLSAVGFEVREATNGQEAIALWESWAPHLIWMDMRMPVMSGYEATQCIRASLKGEATIIIALTASAFEEQRQSILLAGCDDFMGKPFNREELLAKISQYLGVQYIYANPADSHSVVAFPRTTQADGSVIHLASGQLSLNSLKMMPPDWVEQLHLAALQGSDLLVLKLIQQIPGEHAALSCTLAELVSDFRFDQIVKLARSLHSETSQG from the coding sequence ATGAATCATGGCTTGACTGGCAGCTATAGCTTCAGCCTAGTTGCGCTTTCGTTCGCGATCGCCGTCTTTGCTTCCTACACAGCACTCGACCTGTCTGGACGAGTACGGCCAACCGCAAGACCGACCCACTGGATTTGGTTGTTGGGTGGAGCTGTGGCAATGGGCACTGGCATTTGGTCGATGCACTTTGTGGCTATTCTAGCTTTTCACCTCTCTGTGGTCGTTGGCTACGATCTCCTGAGCACCTTGGTTTCGCTGCTCTATGCCATTATTGCTTCTGGCATTGCTTTGTGGCTCTGGAGCCGTCCTGATTCAAAGCTACCGTTACTACTGTGCGGCGGTGTTTGCATGGGCGCTGCGATCGCTTGGATGCACTACACAGGGATGTCCGCAATGCGACTTCCAGCCAAGATTGAGTATCACTCTGGCTTAGTGGGTGTATCAGTAGCAGTTGCCATCTTTACTTCTCTCACAGCTCTTTGGCTAGCCTTTCGACTACAAAACAAATCCCTCCAAGCACCCTTCTGGCAGAAGTTAGGCAGTGCTTTTGTCATGGGAATCGGCATTAGCAGTATGCACTACACTGGCATGGCCGCGACATGCTTTGTGCCCGAACCCGTATTTGCTAGCGGCAATTCTTCTTCCACAGTTCACGCTTCCTCGGTGGCGATCGCCGTTGTCATTGGCACGCTATTTGTTCTGAGCTTGAGCTTGATTGCGTCTTTGGTTGATCAACAATTTACAATTCAACTGAACCGCCAACAAGCGTTGCTAGAGAGCGAAAAGCGGTTTCGAACTCTAATTCGGGAGATGCAGGTGGGTGTGCTGTTCTTGAATGCTGATGCAGAAATTCTCATCAGTAATCAAGCCGCGATCGCACTTCTGCACTTGGAGCAATTGGAGCAAAGCGATGATTCCCCGTCTGTATTTGGGACTAGCCAGCGTTGGCTGCGCGAAGACGGCACTTGCTTCGCCACGGCAGAACTACCTGTACAGCAGGCGATCGCTCAATGCCAACCGATCCGGAATGTGGTGATGGGCATTGAGCAGACCCAGGATTCCGAGCGCACTTGGATGCTAGTCAATGCCGATCCGCAGTTTACAGAAAATGGAACTCTAGAACGAATTGTCTGTACGTTTAGCGATATTACTCAACAAAAGCAAGCGGAAGAAGACTTTCAGCAAAGCCAAGACCAATTTGCCAAAGCTTTTCACTCCAACCCTGTCGCGAGTTGTATCACGACTGTCGCCGAAGGCCGCTTTGTCGATGCCAACAGCAGTTTTCTCAAGTTGTTTGGTTACACGCGCGAACATTTGATTGGCTGCACTTCGAGGGAGTTACAGATATGGGCCGATCTCAAAGACCGCGATCGCGTGATTCAAATGCTGCAACGCGATCGCTCAGCTCAAATGGTAGACGCCCCCTTTCGCACTAGTTCAGGCGAAATCCGGGAAGGACTCTGTTCGTTTGAAATGATCGAAGTGAGAGAGGAAGCTTGTCTCCTCAGCATCGTTAACGACATCACTGAGCGCAAGCGGGCCGAGGAAGCTTTACAACAGGCCAAAGAAGCAGCAGATCAGGCAAACCGAGCCAAAAGTGAGTTTCTGGCCAACATGAGCCATGAGTTACGCACGCCCCTCAATGCCATTCTTGGCTTCACCCAACTCATGAGTGGCGACACTGATCTGTCAGCTCAAAATCAGGAGCATCTCAGCATCATCAATCGGAGTGGCGAACATCTGTTGCGGTTGATCAATGACATTTTAGAGATGTCGAAAATTGAAGCAGGACGCTCGATGCTCAATGACAACGACTTCGATCTCCATCGTCTGCTGCAAAACCTCCAAGAGATGTTGCAACTTGCCGCCACCGCTAAAAGCTTGAAGCTGATCTACGACTGCGATCCTCAAGTCCCTCAGTACATCAGAGCTGATGAGAGCAAACTGCGTCAGGTCTTGATCAATCTTTTAGGCAATGCCATCAAGTTTACGCAGCAAGGGAGTGTGACCTTGCGAGTCAAGAGAGCAGGGAGACAGGAAGTTAGAATCAGGAGCCAGGATTTAGAAGGCAGAAGTCAAGACACTGAAGCCACGTCCCTCATGAACTCAGGCGGCGGGAATGCTAGCAGCGAGCAACCCCTAGCGCTCTCTTTTGAAATCATCGATACAGGCCCTGGGATAGGGTCTAGCGAACTGAACAATTTGTTCACAGCTTTTGCCCAAACCACTACTGGCCTAAAATCCCAGCAGGGAACGGGTTTAGGCTTGGCTATTAGTCAGAAATTTGTGCAACTCATGGGCGGAGAAATTACCATTAGTAGCACGATCGCTCAGGGTTCTCAGTTCTGCTTTACATTGCCTGTGTATCTAGTACGAGCCGATCAGGTAGCTATCTCTCATCGGACTCCTCATAAAGTCATTGGCATTGCACCCGATCAGCCCACTTACCGCATTCTAATTGCTGAGGATCAGCGCACCAATCGGCTTCTGCTCAGCAGGCTCCTCAGTGCTGTAGGGTTTGAGGTCAGGGAAGCGACTAACGGCCAAGAAGCGATCGCTCTATGGGAAAGCTGGGCTCCACATCTGATCTGGATGGATATGCGGATGCCAGTGATGAGTGGCTATGAAGCCACTCAATGTATCCGGGCTTCGCTGAAAGGAGAAGCAACGATAATCATTGCCTTGACTGCCAGTGCATTTGAGGAACAGCGTCAGTCAATCTTATTGGCTGGATGCGATGACTTTATGGGCAAACCTTTCAATCGAGAAGAGTTATTAGCCAAAATCAGCCAATATCTAGGCGTGCAATACATCTACGCGAACCCTGCGGATAGCCATTCTGTAGTAGCTTTTCCTCGCACTACTCAGGCAGATGGATCTGTCATTCACTTAGCTTCGGGACAACTCAGCCTAAATAGCCTCAAAATGATGCCGCCAGATTGGGTAGAACAATTACATCTTGCGGCTTTGCAAGGAAGCGATCTCCTCGTCCTGAAACTCATTCAGCAAATTCCTGGAGAGCATGCTGCTCTTAGCTGTACTTTAGCTGAGTTGGTTTCAGATTTTCGCTTCGACCAAATCGTTAAACTAGCGCGATCGCTCCACAGCGAAACCAGCCAGGGCTAG
- a CDS encoding DUF86 domain-containing protein, translated as MSRNIALYLDDILNSISKIERYTDNLTRESFAADERTFDAVAYNLQMIGEAVKNIPDGLRDRYPQIEWRKIAGLRDILAHAYFLVDDEIIWDIVQTKLARLHDCITALKADL; from the coding sequence ATGTCACGTAATATTGCCCTTTACTTGGATGACATCCTCAACAGCATCAGCAAGATTGAACGTTACACCGATAACCTCACACGAGAAAGCTTTGCTGCCGATGAGCGGACTTTTGATGCGGTGGCCTATAACCTACAAATGATTGGCGAAGCGGTCAAGAATATTCCAGATGGACTGCGCGATCGCTACCCTCAAATAGAATGGCGCAAAATTGCTGGCTTACGAGATATTCTCGCTCATGCTTATTTTTTGGTTGATGATGAGATTATTTGGGATATTGTCCAAACGAAGCTGGCTAGACTGCACGATTGCATCACGGCACTGAAAGCAGATCTCTGA